The Staphylococcus simiae genome includes the window CACAAATCACGTTTCTTTTTTATCTTTTCTTTTTAAAAACAACAAAATGAGCACAATGACAATTATTACAATCGTAATTGATGCCCCTATAATCCAGCCTTTATTATCAGTGTTTATCGTTGCTGATTTATTATTATTCTGTTGTTCTTTAGTTATCTTAGTATCACCTTGTTGCTGTTCTGTAGTTCTTTCATGATTGTTGCTATTTTTATCTTGAGGTTTCTTTAAGTCGGGCATGGAGCCAATTTTACCGGTAATTAACGCTAATATCTGCTCATCCAAATTGTCATAATATGCATTTGCCTTTAGTGGATTGAAATATTGGAATCTAAAATAATCAGTACGTTGGTGAAGTCCATTTAAATTGTCATTACCACTAAAGTTTTGTTTACGAACGATATGATAAATGTCACTATCTGAAATGTTAGATTTATCTTCACCCAATTTATTAATTTGATTAATAATAAATGGATTATATTTTGATGCCCCTGTCGCTATAGCATTAAATCGACTTTTGTTCACATTATTCATATGTCCATAGTGGGGAGCATTATTTAAACTTGTCAGTTGTCCAGATGAATATGATGCATGTTGCGAACTGTTAGATTTAATATAATTTGAATTGTTATTCCAACCATTATTTATCGTTCCTTGTTGACTTTGAGAATTATTTTGAGAAGAATGAGACGATTGGTTAGATTGCTGTGAATTTGAGTTGTTAGAATGGTTGCCACTTTGCTGGCTATTACTTGAACCATTAGGTTGTGGTTTAGGTTTTACATTTGAATCAGGTTGATTGTGTTTCCCATCATTTTTTGAATCATCAGTATAATGTCCATTTTGATTCTCTGTGTCTATATTTGTTGAACCATTATTGTTATCGTTATTTGATTGTTCTTTATTATTTTCATCTTTGTCTTGGTTAGACGGTTTTTTCCCTGTACCTTGTGTACCTTCACTATCATGTTGGTTATTATTATCTTGCTTATTAGAAGTTTGAGATTCTTCCCTTGAATTCTCGTTATCTGATGCATTTTTATTACTGCGATGCGTTGTCTCAATATTATTAGATACTGGCTTATTCATTTCATTACCATAATTATTTTGTGATGTTTCGTTGACTGCTGTTTCATTAGTAGCGGCGTCAGCAACTGTACTATAAGTGACATTCCCTATCATAATCGTGCTAACCAATAACAAAGATTTGGCTATTTTATCTATTTTCATTAAGTATAGTCACCCCCCACTTATCAATTTAGCTTCAACTTAAGTATATTAAAGATTGATAGTAATTGCATTTATATATGAAATTTGAAAATAAATATTAATATTCTTGAAACTTTCGTAATTATCGCTTTACTTTTATTAGTATAAATTTTATACTTAATCTATTAATTAATTTGGATTAACAATAAAGGAGACTGAAATTATGGGATTATTTAGTAAAGATAATAAAGAAATGACATTTAATGAAGCTATGGAAGCACGTCGTTCAGTTTATAACTTAAAAGAAACACTATCTATTAGTGATAATGAATTAGAGGAATTAATTGCACATGCAGTTAAACATGTTCCGTCAGCATTCAATTCTCAATCAACACGTATAGTTTTACTATTAAATGATAATAAAGATAAATTCTGGGAAAATGCAAAAGGTATTTTAAAAGAAGCTATGGGTGAAGATCGTGATTTCGAACCTACACGTCAAAAATTAGATAATTTCAAACATTCTTATGGTACAATTTTATTTTATGAAGACCAAGATGTAGTAAGTGGCTTACAAGAACAAATGCCAAGTTACTACGACAACTTTGCAATTTGGTCTAATCAAACTAATGCTATGCATCAATATGCAATTTGGACTGCTTTAGCAACTAAAGGTATTGGTGCATCATTACAGCACTATAACCCAATTGTAGATGAAGCTACTGCAAATGATTTTGACATCCCTAAATCATGGAAATTAGTAGCTCAAATGCCATTTGGTGATGTACGTGAACCAGCTGGTCAAAAAGAATTCAATCCAATTGAAGATCGTTTCTTAGTTAGAAAATAAACTTTGTTCAACGCAACTAATTAACAATGATAAATTAGTTATTTTAAGCTAAAGATGCATGACATCCTTAGCTTTTTTGCGTTTTGTTACAACTTTTAGTAAGTTTTATATATTAATATTAGAGGATGTGATTCGATGAAAATTCAAATATTACAATTACCTATCGTTTTTGGTGACACAGACAAAAATGAGCAACAAATAGTTCATTATTTTAACACTTATATTGACGATGATACCGAAGTAGTTGCTTTACCTGAAATGTGGAATACTGGCTATGATTTAGAAAATTTGAATGCAACAGCTGATAAATCATTACAACGTAGTTTGACATTCATAAAAAACCTAGCATTAACTTACCATGTTGATATTATTGCTGGATCGGTATCTAACATCAAAGAAAACCAAGTATTTAATACTGCATTTGCAGTCAATCGTGCGGGCCAACTAATCAATACTTACGACAAGGTTCATTTAGTACCTATGCTTAATGAACCACAATTTTTATCAGCTGGTCAACATGCTGCTGAAGCTTTCAAGCTCTCGAATGGTACTCTAGTGACACAACTAATTTGTTATGATTTACGTTTCCCAGAGATGTTAAGATATCCTGCGCGTCAAGGTGCTAACATTGCTTTTTATGTTGCTCAATGGCCTACTGCACGTGTCAAACATTGGCATGCTTTGTTAAAAGCAAGAGCGATTGAAAATGATATGTATGTTATTGGGATTAATGGCTGTGGCTTTGATGGACATACTGAATATGCTGGTCAATCTATTGTTATTGATCCTAATGGAGAAGCAATTGGTTCTTTAGACCAATATCCAAATTGTTTAACAGTCGATATTAATCTAGACAAAGTAGCACAACAAAGACGAGCTATTCCTGTATTTGATAGTATCAAAACCGATTTATATAAATAAAAAGGGTTCTCTGTCAAATTGGACTGATGTATCATTAATTTTTCAAGCCTCACTTTCCTAGGGTGCTGTCTCAGCCTGTAGTCTTCGACTAGCACTACTCCCTCAGGAGTCTCGGCTTTAAAATAATTTTTATTTTAAATTATTCATTTTTTATTTATCAGTCCTAAAAAATAGAGAACCATAAAAAGTCGCGAGCTTGGGAGGGGCTCGCGACTTAAATCTTATTATTAAGGGAATGTTTTACAGTTATTTTTCAATCTATTTTTTGGGGATGTTATTAATTATGAAAAAATTTTTATCAATAATGATAAATCGATATTGTTTACAATAGCATAATTGCTATGACTAATTAACGTATCTGTTAAGTAGTATGTTACATAGTACGTGGTCAAATAATGTTGACGCTTACTAATAAATGCTACTCACTCATTAGTATAGTGTTTGTTATCAAGTTGGGAAGTCTTCATAACAAATCATCATTGTACTATACGAAATGAAATTTCTAAGTAATTAACATTAATCTTCTTATTTTGAGAATTTATTTACTGTGTCGATAATCCATTTTACTAAGTCACCGATTGTTGAAATGATATCTGCTGCCATTGAAATCACTCCTTCCTTAATGTAAGTAAGATTAAACTTTAAAATTAAACAACTCATCAACTATTTTCCATCACATCTCTGTGATCTATTTATATTAAAACATGAATTTCGTATATTTTTTTAAATCTTTCGTAACTAATCAATTTTTATTCTTAACTGTTATTTAATTTATGATAAAATATTATTTATAAATTACATTTAACAGTTAAGTATACTTTTTCAACAGTTAGGCATTCTTACCAAAAAAGGTTGTACCAAATTGTATAATGTGACTAAGGAGAGTGGTACCAAATTGAACTACATCGACAAAAAAATAAACCAATTTGCCACTTATCTTCAAAAAAGAAACAACTTAGATCACATACAGTTTCTGAAAATACGTTTAGGTTTGCAAGTTGTAGTCAGTAACATAAATAAGACTATTGTTACTTATGGAATCGCCATATTCATGCATATGTTTTGGTATACATTAGTTATGCACATTGCTTATATGATGCTTCGATTCCACGCACATGGTGCTCATGCTAAATCAGCATTGCTATGCTATATCCAAAATATTATTATTTTCATATTATTACCTTGGTTAATGATTCATCTAGACATTAATATGTGGATTTATTATATTTTGAGTTTTATAGGATTAATCATAGTTATAACCTATGCACCAGCGGCTACTAAAAAGCAACCTATACCCAAACGCTTAGTTAATAGGAAAAAAATATTTTCCATATCTATATATGTCATACTTTCTATATTATCATTAATAATCAAACAACCTTTTGCACAATTAATTATTTTAGGCTTATTGATTGAAACAATTTCACTACTACCTATTTTCTTTTCTAAGGAGGACAAATAATGACTACTTTACTTAACTTATTCTTCAATGTATTTACTACAATTATTGAAAAAATCGGTACCGTTGCTGGTTATTCAACATGTTCATTATGGTATGATGAACCAGAAGTACCAGAAGAATTAACAAAATTATATGAATAACTAAAGAAAGTGTGAAAAAATATGGAAGTATTAAATTTTTTTCCATTAGCTATTTTTCAGATTATATTAACATTTATTGTTACAAAAATAATTAGTGATATTAAATATAAAAAAAGGGATTATGCTATTATTTTAGCAATTATAATCCCTTCTACTATTTTATATTACTTTTTTGGTAATACCACTTTAATATTTGTTTTTATTGCTATGCTTGTGTTTTTCTACACCAAAATAAAAGCATATGCCATTATAACTGTCTTAATAAGTCAATTAATTATGTATATGACTAACTATATTAATTTAATTGTCTTTTTATATATCCTATCTCATTATGAGAGTCAAATGATATTATTATTTATTTATATTTTGATTTTCTCAATTGTTCCTATAATACTGTCTTTTATAATTAAATTCATTATTGAACGTTTAAAAAATACATATTTAGCATCAAATAAACTGTACTTAAGTTTAATTTCTATCGTCATATTCTTCATATTAGGTTTCTTTTATACTTATTCTCAAAT containing:
- the hld gene encoding delta-hemolysin; this translates as MAADIISTIGDLVKWIIDTVNKFSK
- the agrD gene encoding cyclic lactone autoinducer peptide AgrD, producing the protein MTTLLNLFFNVFTTIIEKIGTVAGYSTCSLWYDEPEVPEELTKLYE
- a CDS encoding carbon-nitrogen family hydrolase is translated as MKIQILQLPIVFGDTDKNEQQIVHYFNTYIDDDTEVVALPEMWNTGYDLENLNATADKSLQRSLTFIKNLALTYHVDIIAGSVSNIKENQVFNTAFAVNRAGQLINTYDKVHLVPMLNEPQFLSAGQHAAEAFKLSNGTLVTQLICYDLRFPEMLRYPARQGANIAFYVAQWPTARVKHWHALLKARAIENDMYVIGINGCGFDGHTEYAGQSIVIDPNGEAIGSLDQYPNCLTVDINLDKVAQQRRAIPVFDSIKTDLYK
- a CDS encoding accessory gene regulator AgrB — its product is MNYIDKKINQFATYLQKRNNLDHIQFLKIRLGLQVVVSNINKTIVTYGIAIFMHMFWYTLVMHIAYMMLRFHAHGAHAKSALLCYIQNIIIFILLPWLMIHLDINMWIYYILSFIGLIIVITYAPAATKKQPIPKRLVNRKKIFSISIYVILSILSLIIKQPFAQLIILGLLIETISLLPIFFSKEDK
- a CDS encoding nitroreductase family protein, coding for MGLFSKDNKEMTFNEAMEARRSVYNLKETLSISDNELEELIAHAVKHVPSAFNSQSTRIVLLLNDNKDKFWENAKGILKEAMGEDRDFEPTRQKLDNFKHSYGTILFYEDQDVVSGLQEQMPSYYDNFAIWSNQTNAMHQYAIWTALATKGIGASLQHYNPIVDEATANDFDIPKSWKLVAQMPFGDVREPAGQKEFNPIEDRFLVRK
- a CDS encoding SdrH family protein; this translates as MKIDKIAKSLLLVSTIMIGNVTYSTVADAATNETAVNETSQNNYGNEMNKPVSNNIETTHRSNKNASDNENSREESQTSNKQDNNNQHDSEGTQGTGKKPSNQDKDENNKEQSNNDNNNGSTNIDTENQNGHYTDDSKNDGKHNQPDSNVKPKPQPNGSSNSQQSGNHSNNSNSQQSNQSSHSSQNNSQSQQGTINNGWNNNSNYIKSNSSQHASYSSGQLTSLNNAPHYGHMNNVNKSRFNAIATGASKYNPFIINQINKLGEDKSNISDSDIYHIVRKQNFSGNDNLNGLHQRTDYFRFQYFNPLKANAYYDNLDEQILALITGKIGSMPDLKKPQDKNSNNHERTTEQQQGDTKITKEQQNNNKSATINTDNKGWIIGASITIVIIVIVLILLFLKRKDKKET